The following proteins come from a genomic window of Rissa tridactyla isolate bRisTri1 chromosome 13, bRisTri1.patW.cur.20221130, whole genome shotgun sequence:
- the GCN1 gene encoding eIF-2-alpha kinase activator GCN1 isoform X1, translating into MAADTQISDTLKRFAVKVTTASVKERREILSELGKCISGKDLPEGAVKGLCKLFCLTLHRYRDAASRRALQLALQQLAESQPDATAKNLLQSLQSSGIGGKAGVPSKSSGSAALLALSWTCLLVRTVFPTPEKRQGETWKKLVEVQCLLLLEVLGGSHKQAVDGAVKKLNRLWKENQDLVDQYLSVILGLEPNQSYAAMLGLVVQFCTAQKEIDIIERYKSALLDFYLKTILMSKTKPQKHVLDSCSPLLRYVSHAEFKDLVLPTLQKSLLRSPENVIETISCLLVSVNLDLSQYALDIVKGLASHLKSNSVQLMDEAVVALKNLARQCSDPSAVESLGRHLFAILGGSEGKLTVVAQKMSVLSGIGSLSHHVVSGSSSQALAGTVAELFIPFLQQEVHEGTLVHAVSVLALWCARFSTEVPKKLIEWLKKAFSLKTSTSAVRHAYLQCMLASFKGDTLLQGMDLLPMLIQTVEKAASQSTQVPMVTEGVAAALLICRMSVIEGQTESKLSGFWQLILDEKKQIFTSEKFLQSASEEAMCTVLQLTERLLLDHAQRLPESKVQQYHRALVAVLLSRIWHVRRQAHQTVKKLLSSLGGYKLAYGLLEELKTVLSSHKVLPHEVLVMESGELSELGKTYIPPRVLHEALCVISSVAGQDVDSVEPEKLALEMLLVSHHPSVVAVQPGLWPALLIKMKIDPKDFISKHLNDILPRITAYTPENQSSMNAVGSLSLLSPGRVLPQLINTISASMENPALCQVTREEFAIMKTPEGELYDKSIIQSAQQDSMKKANMKRENKAYSFKEQIIELELKEEIKKKKGIKDEVQLTSKQKELMHAQLERESQIRKRLKELDNELETALGLLDTVIKRKPPGLTQYIPGLIGSFLPLFRSPLAAPRIKEPFLSLASCVMPARLKTFGTLVSHVTLRLMKPECELDESWCQEELPTALNRVVSLLHAHTIPSRTGKGEPGAAPLSAPAFSLVFPLLKTVMTETSHDSEDKEEFLVKILQILMVHAQLRSSANGQALLVDENGPELLPRRDMLILLTRVIGTGSPRLQVLASNALTTLCTSSSGEDGCAYAEQEEVDVLLQALQSPCMNVRDAALRGLMELQMVLPTPDSDEKNGLNLLRRLWVVKFDIEAEIQKLAERLWESMGLELQPDLCSLLIKDVIYHEEAVRQAGAEALSRAVAQYRNQAAEVMNKLTEIYQEKLYRPPPVLDALGRVISESPPDQWEARCGIALALNKLSQHLDSSQVKPLFQFFVPDALNDRSPEVRKCMLDAALSTLNTHGKDNVNSLLPVFEEFLKNAPNDASYDAVRQSVVILMGSLAKHLDKSDPKVKPIVGKLIAALSTPSQQVQESVASCLPPLVPAIKEDAGGMIQKLMQLLLESDKYAERKGAAYGLAGLVKGLGILSLKQQEMMTTLTDAIQDKKNFRRREGALFAFEMLCSMLGKLFEPYVVHVLPHLLLCFGDGNQYVREAADDCAKAVMSNLSTHGVKLVLPSLLAALEEESWRTKAGSVELLGAMAYCAPKQLSSCLPNIVPKLTEVLTDSHVKVQNAGQQALRQIGSVIRNPEILAIAPVLLDALTDPSRKTQKCLQTLLDTKFVHFIDAPSLALIMPIVQRAFQDRSTDTRKMAAQIIGNMYSLTDQKDLAPYLPSVTPGLKASLLDPVPEVRTVSAKALGAMVKGMGESCFEDLLPWLMETLTYEQSSVDRSGAAQGLAEVMAGLGVEKLEKLMPEIVATASKVDIAPHVRDGYIMMFNYLPITFGDKFTPYVGPIIPCILKALADENEFVRDTALRAGQRIISMYAETAIALLLPQLEDGLFDDLWRIRFSSVQLLGDLLFHISGVTGKMTTETASEDDNFGTAQSNKAIINALGVERRNRVLAGLYMGRSDTQLVVRQASLHVWKIVVSNTPRTLREILPTLFGLLLKFLASTCADKRTVAARTLGDLVRKLGEKILPEIIPILEDGLRSDKSDERQGVCIGLSEIMKSTSRDAVLLFSESLVPTVRKALCDPLEEVREAAAKTFEQLHSTIGHQALEDILPFLLKQLDNEETSDFAVDGLKQVMAVKSRVVLPYLVPKLTTPPVNTRVLAFLSSVAGDALTRHLSVILPAMMSALKEKLGTSEEQLEMANCQSVILSVEDDAGQRIIAEDLLEATRSPELGMRQAAAVMLNIYCSKTKADYTGHLKSLVSGLIRLFNDSNPVVLNESWDALNSITKKLDAGNQLALIEDLHKDIRIVGNEAKGEHVPGFCIPKKGVTSILLVLREGVLTGNPEQKEEAAKALGLVIKLTSAEALKPSVVSITGPLIRILGDRFSWNVKVALLETLSLLLAKVEIALKPFLPQLQTTFTKALQDSNRAVRLKAADALGKLIVIHVKVDPLFTELLNGIRSSDDSAIRDTMLQALRFVTRGAGAKVDAAIRKNISTVLLGMLGHDEDATRMASAGCLAELCAFLSEEELGTVLHQHLLADVSGIDWMVRHGRSLALSVAVNVAPSRLCSPKYYGSVQEMILSNATADRIPIAVSGIRGMGFLMKYHMEGGGNLPPKLSNLFIKCLQNSSSDIKLVAEKMIWWANKNHLPSLDPQTIKPILKALLDNTKDKNTSVRAYSDQAIVNLLKMRAGEEVLESVSKILDAASLELLNESCRRSLKKLAGQADSEEQIDDTILT; encoded by the exons GTGGAGGTTCAGTGTTTGCTCCTTTTGGAAGTCCTGGGAGGTTCTCATAAGCAGGCAGTGGATGGGGCCGTGAAGAAATTGAACAGGCTGTGGAAAGAG aaCCAAGATCTGGTGGATCAGTACCTATCCGTCATTCTTGGTCTTGAACCAAACCAGAGTTACGCTGCAATGCTGGGACTTGTGGTGCAGTTTTGCACAGCCCAGAAAGAAATTGATATTATCGAACGATACAAG AGTGCTCTCCTGGATTTCTACTTGAAGACCATCCTTATGAGCAAGACAAAGCCTCAGAAGCACGTGCTG GACAGCTGTTCCCCGCTCCTTCGGTACGTGTCTCATGCTGAATTCAAGGACTTAGTTTTGCCAACTCTGCAGAAGTCCCTGCTACGGAGTCCTGAGAACGTGATTGAAA CAATCTCTTGCCTGCTCGTATCTGTGAACCTGGATCTCAGCCAGTATGCTCTCGACATTGTGAAAGGACTGGCCA GTCATCTGAAATCCAACAGCGTGCAACTGATGGATGAAGCAGTTGTGGCATTAAAGAACTTGGCTCGACAGTGTAGTGATCCTTCGGCTGTGGAGTCGCTGGGCAGACACCTTTTTGCCATCTTAGGGG GCTCAGAAGGGAAGCTGACGGTTGTCGCTCAGAAGATGAGTGTCCTCTCAG GGATTGGCAGCCTTAGTCACCATGTGGTTTCTGGATCCTCTAGCCAAGCTCTGGCTGGAACCGTGGCTGAGCTTTTCATCCCTTTCCTGCAACAAGAAG TCCATGAAGGCACGTTGGTTCATGCAGTCTCTGTCCTGGCTCTTTGGTGTGCTCGGTTCTCCACGGAAGTTCCTAAGAAGCTGATAGAATGGCTAAAGAAAGCCTTTAGCCTTAAAACCTCTACTTCAGCCGTGAGACATGCCTACCTGCAGTGCATGCTAGCCTCTTTCAAAG GTGACACGTTATTACAGGGCATGGACTTGCTGCCAATGCTGATCCAGACAGTAGAAAAAGCAGCATCTCAGAGTACTCAGGTTCCCATGGTAACTGAAGGAGTTGCCGCAGCTTTGTTGATCTGCAGGATGTCTGTAATTGAGGGACAAACTG AGTCTAAGCTGAGTGGTTTCTGGCAGCTGATTCTGGatgagaaaaaacaaatttttacATCTGAGAAGTTCTTGCAGTCTGCATCAGAGGAAG CAATGTGTACAGTACTGCAGCTGACAGAGCGCCTTCTCTTGGATCATGCACAACGGCTGCCTGAAAGTAAAGTTCA GCAGTATCACCGTGCCCTTGTTGCAGTACTGCTGAGTCGGATCTGGCATGTTCGAAGACAGGCCCATCAAACAGTTAAGAAGCTCTTGTCCTCTCTGGGAGGGTACAAACTGGCCTATGGGCTCTTGGAGGAGCTGAAAACTGTTCTCAGTTCTCACAAG GTTCTGCCTCATGAGGTCCTGGTGATGGAGTCAGGAGAACTGTCGGAGCTAGGAAAGACGTACATTCCTCCCCGCGTCCTTCATGAGGCACTCTGTGTCATCTCAAGTGTGGCGGGGCAGGATGTGGATTCTGTTGAGCCCGAAAAGCTGGCTCTGGAGATGCTGCTGGTGAGCCACCATCCATCTGTAG TGGCAGTGCAGCCGGGTCTTTGGCCAGCCCTCCTCATCAAGATGAAGATAGATCCCAAAGACTTCATTAGCAAGCACCTGAATGACATATTACCCAGGATCACTGCCTACACTCCGGAGAACCAG TCGTCTATGAATGCAGTGGGatctctttctctgctttcacCTGGTAGAGTGCTCCCACAGCTCATCAACACTATCTCAGCGTCAATGGAGAATCCAGCTCTCTGCCAGGTTACTCGAGAGGAATTTGCCATCATGAAGACACCAGAGGGAGAACTGTATGACAAATCTATAATACAGAG TGCTCAACAGGATAGCATGAAAAAGGCTAACATGAAGAGAGAGAACAAAGCCTATTCCTTCAAGGAACAAATCATtgagctggagctgaaggag GagataaagaagaagaaaggaataaaggaTGAGGTGCAGCTGACTAGCAAGCAGAAGGAGCTGATGCATGCACAGCTGGAAAGGGAGTCTCAGATAAGAAAACGACTGAAAGAG CTTGATAATGAGCTGGAAACAGCCCTAGGACTCCTGGACACTGTTATAAAGAGAAAGCCTCCTGGTCTAACTCAGTACATCCCCGGTCTCATCGGTTCCTTCTTGCCACTTTTTCGATCGCCTTTGGCTGCTCCAAGGATTAAGGaaccttttctttccttagcCTCCTGTGTCATGCCTGCTCGACTGAAAACCTTTG GTACTTTAGTGAGCCACGTGACCTTGCGCCTGATGAAACCAGAATGTGAATTAGATGAATCCTGGTGTCAAGAAGAGCTGCCTACTGCTCTGAACAGAGTTGTTAGCTTGCTGCATGCCCATACCATTCCTAGCCGAACGGGCAAGGGAGAGCCAG gtgCTGCCCCATTGTCAGCTCCAGCATTTTCCTTAGTCTTTCCTCTCCTAAAGACTGTTATGACTGAGACATCTCATGACAGTGAAGACAAGGAGGAGTTTCTGGTCAAGATTCTGCAGATCCTTATGGTCCACGCTCAGTTGAGATCATCAGCAAATGGCCAGGCTTTGCTGGTGGATGAG AATGGCCCAGAGTTGCTGCCCCGGAGGGACATGCTGATTCTGCTGACCCGGGTGATAGGAACGGGTTCTCCACGGTTACAG GTTTTGGCTTCCAATGCACTGACCACCCTGTGCACGAGCAGCAGCGGGGAGGACGGCTGTGCCTATGCAGAACAGGAGGAGGTCGATGTGTTACTTCAGGCCCTGCAGTCTCCGTGCATGAATGTTCGAGATGCAGCTCTCAGG GGACTGATGGAGCTACAAATGGTTCTACCAACCCCAGACAGCGATGAAAAGAATGGACTGAATCTCTTGCGTCGCCTTTGGGTAGTAAAGTTTGACATCGAAGCTGAGATTCAGAAGTTGGCAGAGAG GTTGTGGGAGTCCATGGGTCTGGAGCTGCAGCCCGACCTCTGTTCTCTGCTGATCAAAGATGTCATCTACCATGAAGAGGCAGTGCGACAAGCAGGTGCTGAAGCTCTTTCCAGAGCTGTCGCTCAGTATCGAAACCAAGCAGCAGAGGTCATGAATAAACTTACAGAGATTTACCAGGAGAAGCTCTAT AGGCCACCTCCAGTTTTGGATGCTTTGGGACGAGTGATATCTGAATCACCGCCTGACCAGTGGGAAGCAAG GTGTGGCATAGCTTTGGCGCTCAACAAGCTCTCACAGCATCTGGACAGTTCTCAGGTGAAgcccctctttcagttttttgTACCGGATGCTCTGAATGATCGCAGTCCTGAAGTCAGGAAGTGCATGTTAGATGCAGCTCTTTCAACACTCAACACTCACGGCAAA gacaATGTTAACTCTCTCTTGCCAGTGTTTGAAGAATTCCTGAAAAATGCTCCTAATGATGCCAGTTATGATGCTGTCAGGCAGAGCGTGGTCATTCTGATGGGTTCACTGGCAAAACATCTGGACAAGAGTGACCCTAAAGTGAAACCAATTGTTGGCAAACTGATAGCAGCCTTGTCCACCCCATCTCAGCAG GTGCAGGAGTCAGTGGCAAGCTGTTTACCGCCTCTGGTGCCTGCAATTAAGGAGGATGCAGGAGGAATGATACAGAAGCTAATGCAGCTGCTTTTAGAGTCTGATAAGTATGCTGAGCGCAAAGGTGCGGCTTatgggctggcagggctggtgaAAGGCCTTGGCATCCTCTCTCTCAAGCAGCAGGAGATGATGACCACGCTGACTGATGCTATCCAGGACAAGAAGAACTTCCGTCGGCGTGAGG gggCTCTGTTTGCCTTCGAGATGCTCTGCAGcatgcttggaaagctctttgagcCCTATGTGGTTCATGTGCTGCCTcacttgctgctttgctttggagATGGGAACCAGTACGTGCGAGAG GCTGCAGATGACTGTGCCAAAGCCGTGATGAGCAACTTGAGTACTCATGGAGTGAAGCTGGTTTTGCCATCGCTTCTTGCAGCGCTAGAAGAGGAATCTTGGAGAACCAAAGCTG GATCAGTGGAACTGCTGGGGGCGATGGCGTACTGTGCTCCCAAACAGCTCTCTTCCTGCTTACCCAATATTGTGCCAAAACTTACTGAAGTGCTCACAGATTCTCACGTGAAGGTGCAGAATGCAGGTCAGCAGGCTCTCCGGCAGATTGGGTCCGTCATCAGGAATCCAGAGATCCTGG cAATCGCTCCAGTTCTGTTGGATGCTCTCACTGACCCCTCCAGGAAGACCCAGAAGTGTCTGCAGACTCTACTGGATACCAAATTTGTCCATTTCATTGATGCTCCATCCCTAGCGCTGATCATGCCGATTGttcaaagagcttttcaagaTCGTTCCACAGACACCAGGAAAATGGCTGCCCAGATCATCGGGAACATGTATTCCCTGACCGATCAGAAG GATCTGGCTCCTTACCTACCCAGTGTGACTCCTGGACTGAAGGCATCTCTGTTGGATCCTGTACCTGAa GTGCGTACGGTGTCGGCAAAGGCACTGGGAGCCATGGTGAAGGGCATGGGAGAATCGTGCTTTGAGGATTTGTTGCCATGGCTGATGGAGACACTGACATATGAGCAGAGCTCAGTGGATCGATCTGGTGCTGCTCAAG gtctgGCTGAAGTTATGGCTGGTTTGGGGGTAGAAAAGCTGGAGAAACTTATGCCAGAGATTGTAGCTACTGCCAGTAAAGTGGATATTGCTCCACACGTACGAGATGGTTATATCATGATGTTCAACTACCTGCCAATTACCTTTGGAGACAAGTTCACTCCCTATGTTGGTCCCATCATTCCTTGTATCCTTAAG GCTCTGGCAGACGAGAATGAGTTTGTGCGGGACACTGCCCTGCGCGCTGGCCAGAGGATCATCAGTATGTACGCTGAGACTGCCATCGCGCTTCTGCTGCCACAGCTTGAGGATGGCCTGTTCGATGACTTGTGGAGGATAAG GTTTAGTTCAGTTCAGCTGCTTGGAGATCTTCTATTCCATATCTCAGGAGTCACTGGAAAAATGACCACAGAAACTGCCTCAGAGGATGACAACTTTGGAACAGCCCAGTCAAACAAG GCTATTATTAATGCTCTCGGTGTGGAGAGGAGGAACAGGGTGCTGGCCGGGCTGTACATGGGCCGCTCTGACACGCAGCTGGTGGTGCGCCAGGCCTCCTTACATGTCTGGAAGATCGTAGTCTCTAACACTCCTCGCACGCTGCGTGAAATTTTGCCAACCCTCTTTGGGCTTCTGCTGAAATTCTTGGCCAGCACTTGTGCAGATAAGCGAACG GTTGCAGCACGGACATTAGGAGACCTTGTCCGCAAGCTAGGGGAGAAGATCCTTCCTGAAATCATTCCTATTCTGGAAGATGGACTGAGGTCGGACAAGAGCGACGAGAGGCAAGGAGTCTGCATTGGGTTGAGTGAGATAATGAAATCCACCAGCAGGGACGCG GTACTGCTTTTCTCTGAGTCCCTGGTTCCTACAGTGAGAAAAGCGCTGTGTGACCCTCTGGAAGAAGTCCGAGAGGCTGCAGCTAAAACATTTGAACAGTTGCACTCAACAATTGGACATCAGGCTCTTGAAGATATCCTGCCCTTTTTGCTGAAGCAGCTG GATAATGAAGAGACATCTGACTTTGCTGTGGATGGTCTTAAACAAGTTATGGCTGTTAAGAGCCGCGTGGTGCTGCCTTATTTGGTGCCAAAG ctgACTACTCCCCCTGTGAACACCCGGGTGCTAGCTTTCCTCTCATCAGTGGCAGGGGATGCTCTGACACGGCACTTGAGTGTCATCCTGCCTGCCATGATGTCTGCGCTGAAAGAGAAGCTGGGAACCAGTGAAGAGCAATTG GAGATGGCAAACTGCCAGTCTGTGATCCTGTCTGTGGAAGATGATGCTGGACAAAGAATTATAGCTGAAGATTTACTGGAAGCTACCCGCAGCCCGGAGCTGGGAATGAGACAGGCAGCAGCTGTCATGCTGAATATCTACTGCTCCAAGACAAAAGCGGACTACACTGGTCATCTCAAGAGCTTGGTTTCAGGCTTGATACGTCTATTTAATGATAGCAACCCTGTAGTTTTGAATGAAAGCTGGGATGCGCTTAACTCCATCACCAAG AAATTAGACGCTGGGAACCAGCTCGCTCTCATTGAGGACCTGCACAAGGATATACGGATTGTAGGGAATGAGGCCAAAGGCGAGCATGTGCCGGGATTCTGTATCCCTAAGAAG GGAGTGACTTCCATACTCCTGGTGCTGCGGGAAGGTGTTTTAACTGGTAATCCGGAGCAGAAGGAGGAGGCAGCAAAGGCCTTAGGGCTAGTTATTAAGCTGACTTCTGCTGAAGCTCTTAAACCATCCGTGGTGAGCATTACTGGGCCGCTTATTCGGATCTTGGGAGATCGGTTCAGCTGGAATGTCAAGGTGGCTCTGCTTGAAACATTAAGCCTTCTTTTAGCTAAG GTTGAGATTGCCCTGAAACCATTTTTGCCCCAGTTGCAAACAACCTTCACCAAAGCCCTGCAAGACTCAAACCGCGCTGTTCGCCTTAAAGCCGCCGATGCTCTCGGTAAACTCATCGTCATCCACGTGAAAGTGGATCCTCTCTTCACAGAGCTGCTGAATGGAATTCGTTCCAGTGATGACTCTGCCATCAG GGACACGATGCTGCAAGCGCTGCGCTTTGTCACCCGAGGAGCTGGTGCAAAAGTCGATGCTGCAATTAGGAAGAATATCAGCACGGTGCTTCTAGGGATGCTGGGACACGATGAG GACGCCACCCGCATGGCCTCCGCTGGCTGCTTAGCAGAACTGTGCGCGTTTCTGTCCGAAGAGGAGCTCGGCACTGTTCTCCATCAGCACTTACTGG CAGATGTCTCTGGCATTGACTGGATGGTGAGACACGGGCGAAGCCTGGCGCTCTCCGTGGCTGTGAACGTTGCTCCCAGCAGACTCTGTTCCCCCAAATACTACGGCAGTGTTCAGGAGATGATCCTCAGCAATGCCACCGCTGACAGG ATTCCCATTGCAGTTAGTGGCATCAGAGGGATGGGCTTTCTTATGAAATACCACATGGAAGGAGGAGGGAACCTGCCTCCAAAACTTTCCAACCTCTTTATCAAG TGTCTCCAGAACTCATCCAGCGACATAAAGTTAGTTGCAGAAAAGATGATCTGGTGGGCAAATAAAAACCATCTTCCCTCACTGGATCCTCAGACAATTAAACCAATTCTCAAAGCACTTCTGGACAACACAAAGGACAAAAACACCAGTGTAAGAGCCTACAGCGACCAAGCTATTGTCAATCTTCTGAAGATGAGAGCGGGTGAAGAAGTGCTTGAG TCGGTTTCCAAGATTCTGGATGCTGCCAGCTTGGAGCTTCTCAACGAAAGCTGCAGGAGATCTCTGAAGAAGCTGGCTGGCCAGGCTGACTCTGAGGAACAAATAGATGACACTATACTGACGTGA